From the genome of Bacillaceae bacterium S4-13-56:
TTGACGCAATAACATTAAGTGGAGAACTACTTGTATCGGCAGGATATGCAAAAAAGGAATATACAGATGCCATGATTAAGGGTTTTAACGATGTGGGCCCTTATATAGTCATTGCACCAGGAATTGCTATCCCGCATTCTCGTCCTGAAAAGGGTGCTTTAAAAACAGGATTTTCCTTAGTTAGGTTAAAAGATCCGATTAATTTTGGTCATGACAAAAATGATCCAGTTCAATTGGTTTGTGCAATTACCGGAACAGGAAATAATGGGCATATTGAGATGCTTCAAAAGATTGCAATTATACTTGGAGATCGTGAAAAGCATAAACAAATTTTAGAAGCTAAAAATTTTGGTGACATAGCTCAAATCATAACAATTTAATTGTTTAAAACAATAAGATGAGGTGAATTATATGTATATTTTAAGCGTGTGCGGAATGGGTTTTGGGACAAGTTTGATGTTATTAATGGATATTCAATCAATGGCTAAAGAACACGGTTATACTGTAGATGGAGAAGCTACGGACCTAGGAAGTGCAAA
Proteins encoded in this window:
- a CDS encoding PTS sugar transporter subunit IIA; its protein translation is MTLLKKEAVYLGAELDNAIDAITLSGELLVSAGYAKKEYTDAMIKGFNDVGPYIVIAPGIAIPHSRPEKGALKTGFSLVRLKDPINFGHDKNDPVQLVCAITGTGNNGHIEMLQKIAIILGDREKHKQILEAKNFGDIAQIITI